GCTGTGGGTCGGCCGCCGCCACTCGCTGGCCGAGTCCGAGCAGCTGTACGGCCTGCCGGTGCGGGACGTCCGCACGGCCGCCGAGGAGCTGGCCGCCGTCACCGTGCCGACCCGGATCGTGCGCGGCTACGACGTGGCCCTGGAGGCCGCCCTCGCCGAGCAGCTCGACGAGGCGAAGGACGACGAGCTGAAGGTCTTCCTGTCCTCGCTGCGCCTGGTCAAGGACGAGTGGGAGATCGGCGAGCTGCGCGCCGCCTGCGACGCCACCGTCAAGGGCTTCACCGACGTGGTGCGCGAGCTGGACCGGGCCGTGGCCACCTCCGAGCGCTGGATCGAGGGCACCTTCTGGCGCCGCGCCCGGGTCGAGGGCAACGACGTCGGCTACGGCACGATCGCCGCGGCCGGCCCGCACGCCACCACCCTGCACTGGGTGCGCAACGACGGCGACGTGCGCCCCGGCGAGCTGCTGCTGCTGGACGCGGGCGTGGAGACCCACACCCTCTACACCGCCGACGTCACCCGCACCCTGCCGGTCAACGGTCGGTTCAACCCGCTCCAGCGGAAGATCTACGACGCGGTGTACGAGGCCCAGGAGGCCGGCATCGCCGCGGTGAAGCCGGGCGGGCGGTTCCGCGACTTCCACGACGCCGCGCAGCGGGTGCTCGCCGCCCGCCTGCTGGAGTGGGGCCTGATCGACGCCTCGGTGTACGACCTGGAGAAGGTCCTGGAGCTCGGCCTGCAGCGCCGCTGGACGCTGCACGGCACCGGCCACATGCTCGGCCTGGACGTGCACGACTGCGCGCACGCCCGCCGGGAGGACTACGTGGACGCGGTGCTGGAGCCGGGCGTGGTGCTGACCGTCGAGCCCGGCCTGTACTTCCAGGCCGACGACCTGACCGTCCCCGAGGAGTACCGCGGCATCGGCGTCCGGATCGAGGACGACATCCTGGTCACCGCCGACGGCAACGAGAACCTCTCCGCGGGCCTGCCCCGGCAGGCCGACGAGGTCGAGTCCTGGATGGCCTCGCT
This is a stretch of genomic DNA from Kitasatospora fiedleri. It encodes these proteins:
- a CDS encoding aminopeptidase P family protein, with the translated sequence MTEDRSPAVAENPEGSAKGEEEPVKSRKNGLYDGTSDELAASMRTGWADTELRGLAPDVQAPYAAERRAKLSAAFPGERLVVPAGNLRTRANDTEYAFRAASEYVHLTGNRTEDAVLVGEPVDGGGHAFALYLLPRSDRENGEFWLSGQGELWVGRRHSLAESEQLYGLPVRDVRTAAEELAAVTVPTRIVRGYDVALEAALAEQLDEAKDDELKVFLSSLRLVKDEWEIGELRAACDATVKGFTDVVRELDRAVATSERWIEGTFWRRARVEGNDVGYGTIAAAGPHATTLHWVRNDGDVRPGELLLLDAGVETHTLYTADVTRTLPVNGRFNPLQRKIYDAVYEAQEAGIAAVKPGGRFRDFHDAAQRVLAARLLEWGLIDASVYDLEKVLELGLQRRWTLHGTGHMLGLDVHDCAHARREDYVDAVLEPGVVLTVEPGLYFQADDLTVPEEYRGIGVRIEDDILVTADGNENLSAGLPRQADEVESWMASLTS